The following are encoded in a window of Hyalangium minutum genomic DNA:
- a CDS encoding M23 family metallopeptidase has product MSRLVALSLIALLPACVTSRAEDKLSFDEAFGPPSSVEELAEAPAPGPVRVRQKKRAETAPGKDLPTARTSPELQAALTTFVNHARAYRRQMQRGSPMPPEQEANWEDVSEALDSFLERPAEKTSSLDIVRARVTLEAELEEDAKLYGDIPETLAQSVMQRVSLLSSRMSEVRRLMVKTVREVPRFSWPIFPVSVTSHFGERSHPILGEMRDHLGIDLAARRGQAVLAAAPGVVLNAGWNGGYGYQVEIQHAARVTTRYSHLSRLMVEPGEILERGDVVGLAGDTGMATGVHLHFELWKDGRAEDPMEELGRGDEGSVEIGSVSVQETPAPTKQQGRRPVGRRP; this is encoded by the coding sequence GTGTCCCGCCTCGTTGCCCTCTCGCTGATTGCCCTGCTCCCCGCGTGCGTCACCTCGCGCGCGGAGGACAAGCTCAGCTTTGATGAAGCATTCGGGCCTCCCTCTTCCGTGGAGGAGCTTGCGGAGGCCCCCGCCCCGGGGCCCGTCCGGGTGCGCCAGAAGAAGCGAGCCGAGACGGCTCCGGGCAAGGACCTGCCCACCGCGAGGACCTCGCCGGAGCTGCAGGCCGCGCTCACCACCTTCGTCAACCACGCCCGGGCCTATCGCCGCCAGATGCAGCGGGGCAGCCCCATGCCGCCGGAGCAGGAGGCAAACTGGGAGGACGTGTCGGAGGCCCTCGACAGCTTCCTGGAGCGCCCCGCGGAGAAGACCTCGTCCCTGGACATCGTCCGCGCGAGGGTGACGCTGGAGGCGGAGCTGGAGGAGGACGCGAAGCTCTACGGCGACATCCCCGAGACGCTCGCCCAGTCGGTGATGCAGCGGGTGTCGCTGCTGTCCTCGCGCATGTCGGAGGTGCGCCGGCTGATGGTGAAGACGGTGCGCGAGGTGCCGCGCTTCTCCTGGCCCATCTTCCCCGTCTCCGTGACGAGTCACTTCGGTGAGCGCTCGCACCCCATCCTCGGAGAGATGCGGGACCACCTGGGAATCGACCTGGCTGCCCGGCGGGGGCAGGCGGTGCTCGCCGCGGCTCCGGGCGTGGTGCTCAACGCCGGGTGGAACGGCGGCTACGGCTACCAGGTGGAGATCCAACACGCCGCCCGGGTGACGACGCGCTACAGCCACCTCTCCCGGCTGATGGTGGAGCCGGGAGAAATCCTCGAGCGGGGAGATGTCGTGGGGCTGGCCGGGGACACGGGCATGGCCACCGGCGTGCACCTGCACTTCGAGCTGTGGAAGGACGGCCGGGCCGAGGATCCGATGGAGGAACTGGGGCGAGGGGATGAGGGCTCGGTGGAGATCGGCTCCGTGTCCGTCCAGGAGACGCCGGCCCCCACAAAGCAGCAAGGGCGCCGCCCGGTAGGACGACGCCCCTGA
- a CDS encoding HU family DNA-binding protein, whose amino-acid sequence MTKAELVEVVAAQSRLTKKSAAEIIDIVFSNIGKAVKRDARFSYPGFGTWSVRSRKARKIRNPQTNEMMKLKASKTIGFRPAKELKNSL is encoded by the coding sequence ATGACCAAGGCAGAGCTCGTGGAGGTGGTGGCTGCGCAGTCCCGGCTGACGAAGAAGTCGGCGGCGGAGATCATCGACATCGTCTTCAGCAACATCGGCAAGGCGGTGAAGCGGGATGCGCGCTTCAGCTACCCGGGCTTCGGCACCTGGTCGGTCCGCTCGCGCAAGGCGCGGAAGATCCGCAACCCCCAGACCAACGAGATGATGAAGCTCAAGGCCTCGAAGACCATCGGCTTCCGTCCCGCCAAGGAACTGAAGAACTCGCTGTAA
- a CDS encoding right-handed parallel beta-helix repeat-containing protein gives MIPRFLVAVLLVIAACRPSALPPAAAPASGPEVWVDGAWRGVGEGTRERPFRTLAEGLAVWPAPTVHIAPGLYAGPFLLPAGVRLVGVGESTVLYGEGREPVVRMEAGASLERLTVQGGGWGVETAGALRLDRVAFSGHREGAVRVTAGGRLVAEQVQFEASLSETMGISLEGQVSAEVKRSTFRGPWSQGVFARGGAEAVLEEVSFQDAVVGLEQDGGRVRLRRVTVEQGRGPGVLVRDGALEVEDVVVVGHEYGLASYGAKLEVRGFTSLKAARAGLGLTRSTGRLQDLQVRQSGNFGALQLVDSDMEVSELRADEVDAYGVLATQGKLRLRNATLTRLSAREGYTGDGLHLRGVKAEVEGLLVRDVPGAGVLAAQGAEVTLRDATLARCKLAGLTVESLARVKALGLEVRDTEGPALAVMREGEVWADALTASGLGDGLIWAECEGATRVHLQRLQSEDRRGLTAPCIDTASFGSGSTPHERQRP, from the coding sequence ATGATCCCGCGCTTCCTCGTCGCTGTGCTGCTGGTGATCGCCGCCTGCCGCCCGTCCGCCCTGCCACCTGCCGCCGCTCCGGCCTCTGGACCAGAGGTGTGGGTAGATGGGGCATGGCGAGGCGTGGGAGAGGGCACTCGGGAGCGTCCTTTCCGGACCCTGGCGGAGGGGTTGGCTGTATGGCCCGCACCCACCGTCCACATCGCCCCGGGGCTCTATGCGGGGCCCTTCCTGCTGCCTGCGGGGGTTCGCCTGGTGGGGGTGGGGGAGAGCACGGTGCTCTATGGAGAGGGCCGCGAGCCCGTGGTGCGGATGGAGGCAGGGGCCTCGCTGGAGCGGCTGACGGTGCAGGGGGGAGGCTGGGGCGTGGAGACGGCCGGGGCGCTGAGGCTCGATCGGGTGGCCTTCAGCGGCCATCGAGAGGGGGCGGTGCGGGTGACGGCGGGGGGCCGCCTGGTGGCGGAGCAGGTCCAGTTCGAGGCGAGCCTCTCGGAGACGATGGGAATCTCCTTGGAGGGGCAGGTGAGCGCGGAGGTGAAGCGGAGCACGTTCCGAGGGCCCTGGAGCCAGGGCGTCTTCGCGCGGGGAGGGGCTGAGGCGGTGCTGGAGGAGGTCTCGTTCCAGGACGCGGTGGTGGGGCTGGAGCAGGACGGCGGACGGGTCCGGCTGCGCCGGGTGACGGTGGAGCAGGGGCGGGGGCCCGGGGTGCTGGTCCGGGACGGAGCGCTCGAAGTGGAAGACGTGGTGGTGGTGGGCCACGAGTACGGGCTGGCCAGCTACGGTGCGAAGCTGGAGGTGCGAGGGTTCACCTCGCTGAAGGCCGCGCGCGCGGGGCTGGGGCTCACGCGCTCCACGGGCCGGCTCCAGGATCTGCAGGTGCGGCAGAGCGGGAACTTCGGGGCGCTGCAGCTCGTGGACTCGGACATGGAGGTGAGCGAGCTGCGCGCGGACGAGGTGGACGCCTATGGCGTGCTGGCGACTCAGGGAAAGCTGCGCCTGCGCAACGCCACCCTCACGCGGCTGAGCGCGAGGGAGGGCTACACGGGAGACGGGCTGCACCTGCGCGGAGTGAAGGCGGAAGTGGAGGGGCTCCTGGTGCGCGACGTACCCGGCGCGGGCGTGCTGGCGGCGCAGGGGGCAGAGGTGACGCTGCGCGACGCGACGCTGGCCCGGTGCAAGCTGGCGGGGCTGACGGTGGAGAGCCTGGCGCGGGTGAAGGCGCTGGGGCTCGAGGTGCGCGACACAGAGGGGCCCGCGCTGGCGGTCATGCGCGAGGGCGAGGTGTGGGCGGATGCGCTCACCGCGAGCGGACTGGGAGATGGGCTCATCTGGGCGGAATGCGAGGGCGCGACGCGGGTTCACCTGCAGCGTCTCCAGTCCGAGGACCGACGAGGCCTCACGGCTCCCTGCATCGACACGGCTTCTTTCGGTTCCGGCAGCACCCCACATGAAAGGCAGCGCCCATGA
- a CDS encoding cytochrome P450, translated as MTTLAAGLDVNVVSPQNLLDPNPLYRYLRESEPVHWSEPMQSWFITRHEDVAACFRDPRLSAARTQLFYAHQLRGVGLEKVKDQIYNAERQMLMKDGPEHARLRRNANPGFTLQAIDGWRPEVRKAADALLERVQARGRMELVADYSELLPSQVIMEFFAIPARDQRDFLEWCSDNSRLFAASTGADMQELAVRSNTAIVKLMQYLGKAVQERRANPGRDMLSTMVHAQEEGKLDEGELIANAILILTAGHITTVDQLSNGVHMLLTHPEQLRKLRENPGLMKSTVEEVLRFCPAVPFIHRIAAEDFELRGRKIQKGQLVFLGMAAANRDPAVFPDPERFDITRQNNKHLSFAFGPHMCLGAPLARVELEIGFTALLERMPGLRLDEEQPPRIKCNSLVFRGFDSLPVRW; from the coding sequence ATGACGACCTTGGCAGCGGGGCTCGACGTCAACGTGGTCAGTCCCCAGAACCTGCTCGATCCGAACCCCCTGTACCGGTACCTGCGCGAGTCCGAGCCCGTTCACTGGTCCGAGCCGATGCAGTCCTGGTTCATCACCCGGCATGAAGACGTCGCCGCATGCTTCCGGGATCCGCGCCTGAGCGCCGCGCGCACGCAGCTCTTCTACGCGCACCAGCTCCGGGGCGTGGGCCTGGAGAAGGTGAAGGACCAGATCTACAACGCCGAGCGGCAGATGCTCATGAAGGACGGGCCGGAGCACGCCCGCCTGCGGCGCAATGCGAACCCGGGCTTCACGCTCCAGGCCATCGACGGCTGGAGGCCAGAGGTCCGCAAGGCCGCCGACGCCTTGCTGGAGCGCGTCCAGGCGCGGGGGCGCATGGAGCTGGTGGCGGACTACTCGGAGCTGCTGCCCTCTCAGGTCATCATGGAGTTCTTTGCCATCCCCGCGCGCGACCAGCGGGACTTCCTGGAGTGGTGCAGCGACAACTCCCGGCTCTTTGCCGCCAGCACGGGAGCGGACATGCAGGAGCTGGCGGTCCGGTCCAACACCGCCATCGTGAAGCTCATGCAGTACCTGGGGAAGGCCGTGCAGGAGCGCCGTGCGAACCCGGGCCGCGACATGCTCAGCACCATGGTCCACGCCCAGGAGGAGGGAAAGCTGGACGAGGGCGAGCTCATCGCCAACGCCATCCTCATCCTCACCGCGGGCCACATCACCACGGTGGATCAGCTCAGCAACGGCGTGCACATGCTGCTGACGCACCCGGAGCAGCTGCGCAAGCTTCGCGAGAACCCTGGGCTCATGAAGTCCACGGTGGAGGAGGTGCTGCGCTTCTGCCCCGCCGTCCCCTTCATCCACCGCATCGCCGCCGAGGACTTCGAGCTGCGCGGGCGCAAGATCCAGAAGGGGCAGCTGGTGTTCCTTGGCATGGCGGCCGCCAACCGGGACCCTGCCGTCTTCCCGGACCCCGAGCGCTTCGACATCACCCGACAGAACAACAAGCACCTCTCGTTCGCGTTCGGCCCTCACATGTGCCTGGGCGCTCCGCTGGCCCGTGTGGAACTGGAGATCGGCTTCACGGCGCTCCTCGAGCGCATGCCGGGCCTGCGCCTGGACGAGGAGCAGCCCCCGCGCATCAAGTGCAACAGCCTGGTGTTCCGCGGCTTCGACTCGCTGCCTGTTCGCTGGTGA
- a CDS encoding alpha/beta fold hydrolase gives MDPGQWMLWGLLLFLAVIIGNVAWVLGVRRLYRPRTAPPQLLRARCQDGWEVAVHARRAPKRRFEEPVLLCHGLAANRFTFDFAPPYSVAHYLTEAGFDCFSVEWRGTAHSRTPPSGRRYTDFTVDDHILQDGPALLELALKETGAKKVFWLGHSMGGLVGYGVAQGPHGHQIAGLLALGAPVFFKSEPLLRSLLGLGVRAAWPQRFRQEWMSATFAPFLGYVTLPLSDLLVNPQHVPPSIQRQVFANMLSSMSRKVLLQFRDWIENDTFRSYDGTVDWRAGMSRLTLPILVMGGSSDRLATAENVRKQYELLTSPDRTLHVFGRDRGDQMDYGHGDLMFGAGAPTEIYPLIRAWLEERATLLPKPVEQPVSTPTLPA, from the coding sequence ATGGATCCGGGACAGTGGATGTTGTGGGGGCTGCTGCTCTTCCTGGCCGTCATCATTGGAAATGTGGCCTGGGTCCTGGGGGTTCGCCGCCTCTACCGTCCCCGTACAGCCCCACCGCAACTGCTACGCGCCCGGTGCCAGGATGGGTGGGAGGTTGCCGTTCATGCGAGGCGGGCCCCGAAGCGGCGCTTCGAGGAACCTGTCCTGCTGTGCCATGGACTGGCGGCCAATCGCTTCACCTTCGACTTCGCCCCGCCGTACTCGGTGGCCCACTACCTGACCGAGGCCGGCTTCGACTGCTTCAGCGTGGAGTGGCGGGGCACCGCGCACTCGCGCACCCCGCCCTCGGGCCGCCGCTACACGGACTTCACGGTGGATGATCACATCCTCCAGGACGGGCCCGCGCTGCTGGAGCTGGCCCTGAAGGAGACCGGGGCGAAGAAGGTCTTCTGGCTGGGCCACTCGATGGGCGGACTCGTGGGGTATGGGGTGGCGCAGGGCCCCCACGGGCACCAGATTGCCGGACTGCTCGCGCTGGGCGCCCCCGTCTTCTTCAAGTCCGAGCCCCTGCTGCGCTCGCTGCTGGGGCTGGGAGTCCGCGCAGCCTGGCCCCAGCGCTTCCGGCAGGAGTGGATGAGCGCCACCTTCGCTCCGTTCCTGGGCTACGTCACCCTGCCGCTGTCGGATCTGCTGGTGAACCCGCAGCACGTCCCTCCGTCCATCCAGCGGCAGGTGTTCGCCAACATGCTGTCGTCCATGAGCCGCAAGGTGCTCCTCCAGTTCCGCGACTGGATCGAGAACGACACGTTCCGCTCCTATGATGGCACGGTGGACTGGCGCGCGGGGATGTCCCGCCTCACCCTGCCCATCCTGGTGATGGGCGGCAGCAGCGACCGGCTGGCCACGGCGGAGAACGTCCGCAAGCAGTACGAGCTGCTCACCTCGCCCGACCGGACGCTCCACGTGTTCGGCCGGGATCGCGGGGACCAGATGGACTACGGCCACGGGGACCTCATGTTCGGCGCGGGCGCCCCGACGGAGATCTACCCGCTCATCCGCGCGTGGCTGGAGGAGCGGGCCACCCTGCTGCCCAAGCCCGTGGAGCAGCCCGTGTCCACACCCACGCTGCCGGCCTGA
- the pssA gene encoding CDP-diacylglycerol--serine O-phosphatidyltransferase, giving the protein MKLRKLMFVLPNLFTVTSIFCGFYAITLCTGEATPVQLYQAALAILFAMFFDGFDGRVARLTKTQSDFGMQLDSLADVVSFGAAPALLVYKWALAPLGFVGLFISFAFAACGALRLARFNVLAMRNPHGGGGNFFVGLPIPLAAGVLVSLIITHHVVFAAPPDESALVPIAVVVGMLALLMVSTVRYRTFKDLRLSKKSALVFMLVVASGLAIAIQLRPAYVLVAYSSAYLSMGLIESAFLVRKRLVARKVGGAGAVAAAAVLEEEDDEVEDDEVAEEAADS; this is encoded by the coding sequence ATGAAGCTGCGGAAGCTGATGTTCGTTCTACCGAACCTCTTCACGGTCACCTCGATCTTCTGTGGCTTCTACGCCATCACGCTCTGCACGGGTGAGGCAACGCCCGTGCAGCTCTATCAAGCGGCCCTGGCCATTCTCTTCGCCATGTTCTTCGACGGGTTCGACGGCCGCGTGGCCCGCCTGACGAAGACGCAGAGCGACTTCGGCATGCAGCTGGACAGCCTGGCGGACGTGGTGTCGTTCGGCGCCGCGCCGGCCCTGCTGGTGTACAAGTGGGCGCTGGCTCCCCTGGGCTTCGTGGGACTGTTCATCTCCTTCGCGTTCGCGGCCTGTGGCGCGCTGCGTCTGGCGCGCTTCAACGTGCTGGCCATGCGCAACCCCCACGGCGGCGGCGGCAACTTCTTCGTAGGCCTGCCCATCCCGCTGGCGGCCGGCGTGCTGGTGTCGCTGATCATCACCCACCACGTGGTGTTCGCGGCGCCCCCGGACGAGTCGGCCCTGGTCCCCATCGCGGTGGTGGTGGGCATGCTGGCGCTGCTGATGGTGTCCACGGTGCGCTACCGCACCTTCAAGGACCTGCGGCTGTCGAAGAAGTCCGCGCTCGTCTTCATGCTCGTGGTGGCGAGCGGCCTGGCCATCGCCATCCAGCTGCGTCCCGCCTACGTGCTGGTGGCGTACTCCTCCGCGTACCTGTCCATGGGCCTCATCGAGTCCGCGTTCCTGGTCCGCAAGCGCCTGGTGGCGCGCAAGGTCGGAGGCGCGGGGGCGGTGGCTGCCGCCGCGGTGCTCGAGGAGGAGGACGACGAGGTGGAGGACGACGAGGTGGCCGAGGAGGCCGCTGACTCCTGA
- a CDS encoding CinA family nicotinamide mononucleotide deamidase-related protein — translation MRVELLCTGDELVTGLITDTNSPWFEARLFELGVKVDRILLVGDVRPDITQALLEVASRADEVLVSGGLGPTMDDFTLECAAAAAGVPLVEDPRVVEWLKERYAQRNIPMNPGALRMARIPQGAEVVRNPVGSAPLVILRLGRARLFFVPGVPREYKALAEGEVLPRIRAALEKDPERVARSFRLLRTVGIPESQLDAAVAPLVPQHPRVVFGFRTHAPENHLKLMATAPSQAEADAALAAAEAASRKLFGAAIFGSDEEEYAQVVARLLTQAKATLATAESCTGGLIAQQLTAVSGASTFFMGGAVSYSEKMKMAWAGVPAAVLERHTAVSRETAVAMAEGVRAACGTTYGLSVTGYAGPTGGTLEDPVGTVYCALAAEGSPTRCERFSIMGDRDRVRLFAATSALELLRHHLLSGPSAS, via the coding sequence ATGCGCGTCGAGCTCCTTTGTACCGGTGACGAGCTCGTCACCGGCCTCATCACCGACACCAACAGCCCGTGGTTCGAGGCCCGGCTCTTCGAGCTGGGCGTGAAGGTGGATCGCATCCTGCTCGTGGGTGATGTCCGACCGGACATCACCCAGGCGCTGCTGGAGGTGGCCTCCCGAGCGGACGAGGTGCTGGTGTCCGGGGGCCTAGGCCCCACGATGGATGACTTCACGCTGGAGTGCGCTGCCGCCGCCGCGGGCGTGCCGCTGGTGGAGGATCCGCGGGTGGTGGAGTGGCTGAAGGAGCGCTACGCCCAGCGCAACATCCCCATGAACCCGGGCGCCCTGCGCATGGCGCGAATCCCTCAGGGCGCGGAGGTGGTTCGCAATCCGGTGGGCTCCGCGCCGCTGGTCATTCTGCGGCTGGGTCGGGCTCGGCTGTTCTTCGTGCCGGGAGTTCCTCGCGAGTACAAGGCGCTGGCCGAGGGCGAGGTGCTCCCGCGCATCCGTGCGGCCTTGGAGAAGGATCCGGAGCGCGTGGCTCGCTCCTTCCGGCTGCTGCGCACGGTGGGCATTCCTGAGTCCCAGCTCGACGCGGCGGTGGCTCCGCTGGTGCCGCAGCATCCGCGCGTGGTGTTCGGCTTCCGGACGCACGCTCCGGAGAACCACCTCAAGCTGATGGCCACGGCTCCCTCACAGGCCGAAGCGGATGCGGCCCTCGCCGCTGCGGAAGCGGCCTCCCGGAAGCTGTTTGGCGCCGCCATCTTTGGTTCGGATGAAGAGGAGTACGCCCAGGTCGTGGCCAGGCTGCTGACGCAAGCCAAGGCCACGCTGGCCACGGCCGAGAGCTGCACGGGAGGGCTCATTGCCCAGCAGCTCACGGCGGTCTCGGGGGCGAGCACCTTCTTCATGGGCGGGGCGGTGTCGTACTCGGAGAAGATGAAGATGGCGTGGGCGGGGGTGCCGGCAGCGGTGCTCGAGCGCCACACGGCGGTCTCCCGCGAGACGGCCGTGGCCATGGCCGAGGGGGTGCGCGCCGCCTGTGGAACGACCTATGGCCTGTCCGTGACGGGCTACGCGGGGCCGACGGGGGGCACTCTCGAGGATCCGGTGGGGACTGTGTACTGCGCGCTCGCTGCGGAGGGGAGCCCCACGCGCTGCGAGCGGTTCTCCATCATGGGTGACCGCGATCGCGTGCGCCTCTTTGCTGCCACCTCGGCGCTCGAATTGCTGCGCCACCACCTGCTCTCGGGGCCGTCCGCTTCATGA
- a CDS encoding DUF1285 domain-containing protein — protein MQPPSGQPPFGKRWHTREDSGIRLDKNLRWWHDDEPIEHPKIIELFNTSLVLDDDGRYQLRVGQDWCFIQVEDAAYEVRTVDVTADERVSVRLSDRTAEALEPATLAMEPDGVFSCRVKRGRAKARFSRDAQYQLGELLEEGEGGRLFLRAGERRVALLVSLEQPSV, from the coding sequence ATGCAACCGCCCTCCGGACAGCCTCCCTTCGGCAAGCGCTGGCACACGCGCGAGGACAGCGGCATCCGCCTCGACAAGAACCTGCGCTGGTGGCACGACGACGAGCCCATCGAGCACCCGAAGATCATCGAGCTCTTCAACACCTCCCTGGTGCTCGATGACGACGGGCGCTACCAGCTCCGCGTCGGCCAGGACTGGTGCTTCATCCAGGTGGAAGACGCCGCCTACGAGGTCCGCACGGTGGATGTCACCGCGGACGAGCGCGTGTCCGTGCGCCTGAGCGATCGCACCGCCGAGGCGCTCGAACCCGCCACGCTCGCCATGGAACCCGATGGCGTCTTCTCCTGCCGGGTGAAGCGAGGCCGAGCCAAGGCCCGCTTCTCCCGGGATGCCCAGTACCAGCTGGGGGAGCTGCTGGAGGAAGGGGAGGGAGGCCGCCTCTTCCTCCGCGCCGGAGAGCGCCGCGTGGCGCTGCTCGTGTCGCTGGAACAGCCCTCGGTCTAG
- the recA gene encoding recombinase RecA produces MNKVTEKLKAVAAAVAAIEKQFGKGAVMPLGGEAQEQKVAVIPSGSVSLDRALGVGGYPRGRVVELFGNESSGKTTLTLHAIAQVQAAGGVAAFIDAEHALDVHYARKLGVRVEELLVSQPDTGEQALEITEQLVRSGAVDLIVIDSVAALVPRAEIEGEMGDAHMGVQARLMSQALRKLTGAVSRSGTCIIFINQIRMKIGVMFGNPETTTGGNALKFYSSMRLEIRRTGNLKDGESVIGTKARVKVVKNKLAPPFQEAEFDLLYGVGIHRAGEVLDLGVQAGLIEKSGSHFSLRGERIGQGRERAAEWLREHPEAMEGLATELIGVPSPVPAPSQGPVEAQA; encoded by the coding sequence ATGAACAAGGTGACGGAGAAGTTGAAGGCGGTGGCGGCGGCGGTGGCGGCGATCGAGAAGCAGTTTGGCAAGGGCGCGGTGATGCCCCTGGGCGGCGAGGCCCAAGAGCAGAAGGTGGCGGTGATTCCCTCGGGCTCGGTGAGCCTGGACCGGGCGCTGGGCGTGGGCGGCTACCCGCGAGGGCGTGTGGTGGAGCTGTTCGGCAACGAGTCTTCGGGCAAGACGACGCTCACGCTGCACGCCATCGCGCAGGTGCAGGCGGCGGGCGGCGTGGCGGCCTTCATCGATGCGGAGCACGCGCTCGACGTCCACTACGCGCGCAAGCTGGGCGTGCGCGTCGAGGAGCTGCTGGTGTCCCAGCCAGACACCGGTGAGCAGGCGCTGGAGATCACCGAGCAGCTGGTGCGCTCGGGGGCGGTGGATCTGATCGTGATCGACTCGGTGGCCGCGCTGGTGCCTCGGGCGGAGATCGAGGGCGAGATGGGCGACGCGCACATGGGCGTGCAGGCGCGACTGATGAGCCAGGCGCTGCGCAAGCTCACGGGGGCAGTGAGCCGCTCGGGCACGTGCATCATCTTCATCAACCAGATCCGCATGAAGATCGGGGTGATGTTCGGAAACCCGGAGACGACCACGGGCGGCAACGCGCTGAAGTTCTACTCGTCCATGCGCCTGGAGATCCGCCGCACGGGAAACCTCAAGGATGGCGAGAGCGTGATCGGCACGAAGGCCCGGGTGAAGGTGGTGAAGAACAAGCTGGCCCCGCCGTTCCAGGAGGCCGAGTTCGACCTGCTGTACGGGGTGGGCATCCACCGCGCGGGCGAGGTGCTGGACCTGGGGGTGCAGGCGGGCCTCATCGAGAAGTCCGGCAGCCACTTCAGCCTGCGGGGTGAGCGCATCGGCCAGGGCCGCGAGCGGGCCGCCGAGTGGCTCCGCGAGCACCCCGAGGCCATGGAGGGCCTGGCGACCGAGCTGATTGGTGTCCCCTCGCCCGTGCCGGCACCGTCGCAGGGGCCGGTGGAGGCCCAGGCCTAG
- a CDS encoding YXWGXW repeat-containing protein, giving the protein MTLRWWACVVAGLASQVALGQTAPVAAPEYEDTEQVEAPPMAPDAPPELPQDAPTPRPYAGAVWTSGHWFWDGAEWRFKPGAWIAPMPGYQFINGYWRQEGDGYRWISSGWAKPGSTEVEFPLDVVSEEVETAQAPPPVQTEFQPPAPAPGTTWAPGYWYWSGNQYVWVEGTWVTPPQPGLVFVSPRWVQHGPSWTFVSGGWATPGSFRVVIPVYRHAGIAVRWGHPGYFLYSWHRYPMVHRYYGGRHDSPRYWRDRGPRNSHPASPVREHRRGGGRRHH; this is encoded by the coding sequence ATGACGCTTCGATGGTGGGCCTGTGTTGTGGCCGGACTGGCATCTCAGGTCGCGTTGGGCCAGACCGCGCCCGTTGCCGCGCCGGAGTACGAGGACACGGAGCAGGTAGAGGCTCCTCCGATGGCGCCTGACGCACCTCCCGAGCTCCCGCAGGACGCTCCAACACCCCGGCCCTATGCCGGAGCCGTGTGGACCTCCGGGCACTGGTTCTGGGACGGCGCTGAGTGGCGCTTCAAGCCGGGCGCCTGGATCGCGCCGATGCCGGGCTATCAATTCATCAATGGCTACTGGCGGCAGGAAGGCGATGGCTATCGCTGGATCTCCAGCGGGTGGGCCAAGCCCGGCTCGACGGAGGTGGAGTTCCCCCTCGATGTGGTGAGCGAGGAGGTCGAGACCGCCCAAGCGCCGCCTCCCGTCCAAACGGAGTTCCAGCCTCCCGCTCCCGCCCCGGGCACCACCTGGGCCCCCGGCTATTGGTACTGGTCTGGCAATCAATATGTCTGGGTCGAGGGAACATGGGTGACACCTCCCCAGCCGGGTCTCGTCTTCGTTTCGCCCAGGTGGGTCCAGCACGGGCCGTCATGGACCTTCGTCAGTGGCGGCTGGGCCACCCCGGGCTCGTTCCGGGTCGTCATCCCCGTCTACCGCCACGCCGGCATTGCCGTGCGGTGGGGACACCCTGGCTACTTCCTCTACTCCTGGCACCGCTACCCCATGGTGCACCGCTACTACGGCGGGAGGCATGACAGCCCGAGGTACTGGCGAGACCGCGGGCCTCGGAACTCCCACCCCGCGTCCCCCGTTCGCGAGCACCGGCGCGGGGGCGGACGCCGTCACCACTAA
- a CDS encoding lysophospholipid acyltransferase family protein yields MKLLYPLINVLQALFLAVWGAFWITLSGVLMVLSLNGNVPLMMARRLWAPMHWRIGGSRMFVEPLPPLDWSKPYIFLMNHQSAMDIPCAFAALPVNIRFVAKHALKYVPFLGWYMAMTGMIFINRSNHREAVKSLQQAGERIRSGKSILAFPEGTRSRDGLIHPFKKGPFVLAIEAQVPIVPVAIEGSFQNLPRGGIGLRKHAIRVKVGMPIETKGLTPADRDALLRQVRDAIIQLNTEIGGPGGVQQAIAERGFEGSSEQKSSSSS; encoded by the coding sequence ATGAAGCTCCTCTATCCGCTGATCAACGTGCTCCAGGCCCTCTTCCTCGCGGTGTGGGGCGCCTTCTGGATCACCCTGTCCGGCGTGTTGATGGTGCTGAGCCTCAACGGCAATGTGCCGCTGATGATGGCGCGGCGACTCTGGGCTCCCATGCACTGGCGCATCGGTGGCTCGCGGATGTTCGTGGAGCCCTTGCCGCCCCTCGACTGGAGCAAGCCCTACATCTTCCTGATGAACCACCAGTCCGCGATGGACATCCCCTGCGCCTTCGCCGCGCTGCCGGTGAACATCCGGTTCGTCGCCAAGCACGCCCTCAAGTACGTGCCTTTCCTGGGCTGGTACATGGCCATGACGGGGATGATCTTCATCAACCGCTCCAACCACCGCGAGGCCGTGAAGAGCCTGCAGCAGGCCGGTGAGCGCATCCGCTCGGGCAAGTCCATCCTGGCATTCCCCGAGGGCACCCGCTCTCGGGATGGGCTCATCCACCCCTTCAAGAAGGGCCCGTTCGTGCTGGCCATCGAGGCCCAGGTGCCTATTGTCCCCGTGGCCATCGAGGGCTCCTTTCAGAACCTCCCTCGCGGCGGCATTGGCCTGCGCAAGCACGCCATCCGCGTGAAGGTGGGCATGCCCATCGAGACGAAGGGCCTCACGCCCGCGGATCGCGATGCCCTGCTGCGCCAGGTGCGTGACGCCATCATCCAGCTCAACACGGAGATCGGTGGCCCGGGCGGCGTGCAGCAGGCCATCGCCGAGCGAGGCTTCGAAGGCAGTTCCGAGCAGAAGTCCTCGTCCTCCAGTTGA